Proteins from a single region of Acidovorax sp. NCPPB 3576:
- a CDS encoding IS5 family transposase, producing the protein MDQYTLGLDPLPKKTRKEIFLEEMNQVVPWATLVALIAPFARGAHQALGGRPPFPIETMLRIHCLQLWWNLSDPAMEEELHERPLYRRFAGLDGAARMPDETTILRFRHLLEKHQLAPQVLAAINTGLAQQGLMLKTGTIVDATIIAAPSSTKNKEGERDPEMHQTKKGNQWHFGMKAHIGVDADSGLVHTVIGTAANVNDVTQAAGLLNGKEKHAWGDAGYQGVDKRQEMQGSKAKAKIKWHVAMRPGKRKALDPERELHKLLDKAERLKASVRAKVEHPFRVIKQQFGYAKVRYRGLEKNTARLMMLFALGNLWMARKRILALQG; encoded by the coding sequence ATGGATCAATACACCCTGGGCCTGGACCCACTGCCCAAGAAGACCCGCAAGGAGATCTTCCTCGAAGAGATGAACCAGGTTGTGCCCTGGGCAACGCTGGTGGCCCTCATTGCTCCGTTCGCCCGGGGCGCGCACCAGGCCCTGGGTGGCCGCCCTCCATTCCCCATCGAAACCATGCTGCGCATCCACTGCCTGCAGCTGTGGTGGAACCTGAGCGATCCGGCCATGGAAGAAGAACTGCACGAGCGGCCCCTGTACCGCCGCTTCGCCGGCCTCGATGGTGCAGCGCGCATGCCCGATGAGACCACCATCTTGCGTTTCCGCCATCTGTTGGAGAAGCACCAACTGGCTCCGCAGGTGCTGGCTGCCATCAACACCGGTCTGGCCCAGCAGGGCCTGATGCTCAAGACAGGCACCATCGTGGACGCCACCATCATTGCAGCGCCCAGTTCGACCAAGAACAAAGAGGGTGAGCGAGACCCCGAGATGCATCAGACCAAGAAAGGCAACCAGTGGCACTTCGGCATGAAGGCGCACATTGGCGTGGATGCCGACTCGGGACTGGTGCACACCGTCATCGGCACAGCCGCCAACGTCAACGACGTGACGCAGGCAGCAGGCCTGCTGAATGGCAAAGAAAAGCATGCCTGGGGCGATGCAGGCTACCAGGGCGTGGACAAGCGCCAGGAGATGCAAGGGAGCAAAGCCAAGGCCAAGATCAAGTGGCACGTGGCCATGCGCCCGGGCAAACGCAAGGCACTTGATCCCGAGCGGGAACTTCACAAGCTGCTGGACAAAGCCGAGCGCCTGAAGGCCAGCGTGCGAGCCAAGGTCGAACACCCGTTCCGCGTGATCAAGCAGCAGTTCGGCTACGCCAAGGTGCGCTACCGAGGTCTGGAAAAGAACACGGCGCGCCTCATGATGCTGTTTGCGCTGGGCAATCTGTGGATGGCCAGGAAGCGGATCCTGGCGCTGCAGGGATAG
- a CDS encoding ABC transporter ATP-binding protein, whose product MIRTQALAFAHAGIAPLRFPDVDLPQGGCLLLQGRSGSGKSTWLALVAGLRRASAGTAEVAGQALDRLGGAAHDAWRARQIGFVPQTLHLSAALTVAENLALPYFAAGLPRDAAAIHGALDRLGVAGLAARRPHQLSGGQAQRVALARAVLLSPRVLLADEPTASLDDEAAADALALLTACAEACGASLVVATHDRRAAQALADRPGSQRLDLNEIGLQRNKP is encoded by the coding sequence GTGATTCGCACACAGGCGCTGGCATTCGCCCACGCCGGCATCGCACCGCTGCGGTTTCCGGATGTGGACCTGCCGCAGGGCGGGTGCCTGCTGCTGCAGGGCCGCTCCGGCTCGGGCAAATCGACTTGGCTGGCCCTGGTGGCCGGGCTGCGCCGCGCGAGCGCCGGCACGGCCGAGGTGGCCGGCCAGGCGCTGGACCGCCTGGGCGGTGCGGCGCACGATGCCTGGCGTGCGCGCCAAATCGGCTTCGTGCCGCAGACACTGCACCTGAGCGCCGCGCTCACCGTGGCCGAGAACCTCGCGCTGCCGTACTTCGCCGCCGGGCTGCCGCGCGATGCCGCCGCCATCCACGGCGCACTCGACCGCCTGGGCGTCGCCGGGCTGGCGGCGCGCCGGCCGCATCAACTGTCGGGCGGTCAGGCGCAGCGCGTGGCCCTGGCGCGCGCCGTGCTGCTGTCGCCCCGGGTGCTGCTGGCCGACGAGCCCACCGCCAGCCTGGACGACGAGGCCGCCGCCGATGCGCTGGCGCTGCTCACGGCCTGCGCCGAGGCCTGCGGCGCCAGCCTGGTGGTCGCCACGCACGACCGTCGCGCAGCGCAGGCCCTGGCGGACCGGCCGGGGAGCCAGCGGCTGGATCTGAATGAAATCGGCCTCCAGCGCAATAAACCCTAG
- a CDS encoding site-specific integrase has protein sequence MAWKNQDGTKSLRYRVRIQRKDFKSDELFKDITEAQQFLLNSKTKSGRAMLQSKHEVMQAHEKELLEKWMETQLLKSFIRTFVYRYQRDVVETIDTSTESQKRKKSNLLSFLKTIRTTKIERVINAKVPSMMQNMTGDKKELKDFGSIEIEDFSEYDVNAYIVARLKEKKKSSTINRELSIISQIFEHCRHSTPALKGLMNPVQLRNKKLLSGKRDQKPKRRLTDQDKERLFLALDSYSNPELKTICLLSLATAMRRSEIVNLKWWQVGQGHIHLPTTKSNRPRDVYLTQEAQELLSALPRSADTSKVFGSYSTVAGFEGSFTKLMHTHSLEHITFHIFRKEAFSIFFERLGADNATLLSEFLGVSSVRKFKELHAPKVVKDLASEKNILQSGGHMNAQTTKDHYLTLKKEEQKLLTKEKV, from the coding sequence GTGGCTTGGAAGAACCAGGACGGCACCAAGTCTCTACGTTATAGAGTCAGGATACAGCGCAAGGATTTCAAGTCTGACGAGCTGTTTAAAGACATTACAGAGGCTCAACAATTCTTGTTGAACTCCAAAACGAAATCAGGTCGTGCAATGCTTCAAAGCAAGCATGAAGTGATGCAAGCGCACGAAAAAGAATTGCTTGAAAAATGGATGGAAACGCAACTTTTAAAGTCGTTCATTCGCACTTTTGTCTATCGCTATCAAAGAGATGTTGTTGAAACAATCGACACATCAACAGAGTCTCAAAAGAGAAAAAAGTCTAATCTTTTATCATTCTTGAAGACAATTAGAACAACAAAAATTGAGAGAGTTATCAACGCAAAAGTCCCGAGCATGATGCAAAACATGACTGGAGACAAAAAGGAGCTGAAAGACTTCGGAAGTATTGAAATTGAAGATTTCAGCGAGTATGACGTTAATGCTTATATAGTTGCAAGACTGAAAGAGAAAAAGAAAAGCTCAACGATCAATAGAGAGCTATCAATCATTTCTCAAATTTTTGAGCATTGCAGACACTCAACACCTGCGCTCAAAGGTTTGATGAACCCCGTTCAGCTACGAAATAAAAAGTTACTAAGTGGTAAGCGTGATCAGAAGCCAAAACGCCGCTTGACTGACCAAGACAAAGAACGCTTGTTCTTAGCTCTTGATAGTTATAGCAATCCTGAGTTAAAAACGATTTGCTTACTCAGCTTAGCTACGGCAATGCGCCGCAGTGAGATCGTTAATTTGAAGTGGTGGCAAGTAGGCCAGGGGCACATCCATTTACCAACGACGAAAAGCAACCGCCCGAGGGACGTATATCTAACGCAAGAAGCTCAGGAGCTTCTAAGCGCCCTGCCCCGAAGTGCCGATACCTCGAAGGTGTTCGGCAGCTACTCAACAGTTGCAGGATTCGAGGGCTCCTTCACTAAGCTAATGCACACGCACAGCTTAGAACACATTACTTTCCACATTTTTAGAAAAGAGGCTTTTTCAATCTTCTTTGAGCGCCTAGGGGCTGACAATGCAACGTTGTTGAGTGAATTTTTGGGAGTTAGTAGCGTGCGAAAGTTCAAAGAACTACACGCCCCGAAAGTCGTTAAAGACCTTGCAAGCGAAAAAAACATCTTGCAAAGCGGCGGGCATATGAATGCACAGACAACCAAAGATCATTATTTGACATTGAAAAAAGAAGAACAAAAACTCTTGACTAAAGAAAAAGTGTGA
- a CDS encoding Fur family transcriptional regulator → MPRSPHSDPSAPRALPPGLRSTRATRALLALMSSQPSVAVSGAEVESALARRGVVVNRVTVYRLLDRLASAGLMRRHIDAQRVARYTLVGHKSEPAAPHFECNDCHRQFPVTEGAAPLQAAARQMLKALASAGHDLLSLDVAVRGRCAVCAQSAHPGDGE, encoded by the coding sequence ATGCCCCGTTCTCCCCACTCCGATCCCTCCGCGCCCCGCGCGCTGCCGCCCGGCCTGCGCTCCACCCGCGCCACGCGCGCGCTGCTGGCGTTGATGTCCTCGCAGCCCTCCGTCGCGGTGTCCGGCGCGGAGGTGGAATCCGCCCTGGCGCGCCGGGGCGTGGTGGTCAACCGCGTCACGGTCTACCGGCTGCTGGACCGGCTGGCCAGCGCCGGGCTGATGCGCCGGCACATCGATGCCCAGCGCGTGGCCCGCTACACCCTGGTGGGCCACAAGAGCGAGCCGGCCGCGCCGCATTTCGAATGCAATGACTGCCACCGGCAGTTTCCCGTCACCGAGGGCGCAGCGCCGCTGCAGGCGGCCGCGCGCCAGATGCTGAAGGCCCTGGCCTCCGCCGGCCACGACCTGCTGTCGCTGGACGTCGCCGTGCGCGGCCGGTGCGCGGTGTGCGCGCAGTCCGCGCATCCCGGGGACGGCGAGTGA
- the msrA gene encoding peptide-methionine (S)-S-oxide reductase MsrA, with product MSQNSTLDGGNTQLSAITLGSGCFWCTEAVFDRVRGVTDVESGYANGRAPNPTYEDVCTGTTGHAEVVRLTFDPAVIALRDLLEIFFATHDPTTLNRQGNDVGTQYRSGIYTETPEHQSEAEAMVRQMSQDKLFGAPIVTEVVPLKGYWPAEDYHQDYFLNHPGQGYCAFVVGPKVEKFRKTFTRFLKPD from the coding sequence ATGTCGCAAAATTCGACGCTAGACGGCGGAAATACTCAATTGTCTGCTATCACTTTAGGAAGCGGCTGCTTCTGGTGCACCGAAGCCGTGTTCGACCGCGTTCGCGGCGTGACCGACGTGGAAAGCGGCTACGCCAACGGCCGCGCACCCAACCCCACCTACGAGGACGTCTGCACGGGCACCACCGGCCATGCCGAGGTGGTGCGGCTGACGTTCGACCCCGCCGTGATCGCGCTGCGCGACCTGCTGGAGATCTTCTTCGCCACGCACGACCCCACCACGCTGAACCGCCAGGGCAACGACGTGGGCACGCAGTACCGCAGCGGCATCTACACCGAGACCCCCGAGCACCAAAGCGAAGCCGAGGCGATGGTGCGGCAGATGTCGCAGGACAAGCTGTTCGGCGCCCCGATCGTGACCGAGGTGGTGCCGCTCAAAGGCTACTGGCCGGCCGAGGACTACCACCAGGACTACTTTCTGAACCACCCCGGCCAGGGCTATTGCGCCTTCGTGGTGGGCCCGAAGGTGGAGAAATTCCGCAAGACGTTCACGCGTTTCCTGAAGCCGGACTGA
- a CDS encoding FtsX-like permease family protein, giving the protein MKNIANVLGLSWRYLWSRPLPAALNLLLLALGLAAVTLVLLVSRQIDQAFERDVQGIDLVVGAKGSPLQLILAGVFHIDVPPGNIALADFEALARQPLVAEAIPLSLGDSFSGYRIVGTTPQYPAHYGAALAQGRLWQQPMEAVLGATVARAMASAAQDTAPGQGDALLGRRFVGSHGLAGGGHAHGDHPYTVAGVLAPCGCVLDRLVLTATESVWTVHETAQADDPDDLEALRQEREVTLALVRYRSPLAAVTLPRTINADTPMQAAAPAVEVTRLLRLLGVGADVLQAFGAVLLGVAALSVFIALWNAVRERRADLAMLRMLGASPARVGGLLLAEALWLALIASALGLAGGHALAAVVGWMLQAQNAMPVTGALWLPEEWAVPGLAVAVAVVAALLPAVQAYRVDVADLLARP; this is encoded by the coding sequence ATGAAAAATATAGCAAACGTCCTGGGCCTTTCGTGGCGCTACCTGTGGTCGCGCCCGCTGCCGGCCGCGCTCAACCTGCTGCTGCTCGCGCTCGGGCTGGCCGCAGTCACGCTGGTGCTGCTGGTCAGCCGCCAGATCGACCAGGCGTTCGAGCGCGACGTGCAGGGGATCGACCTGGTGGTGGGCGCCAAGGGCAGCCCGCTGCAGTTGATCCTGGCGGGCGTGTTCCACATTGATGTGCCGCCCGGCAACATCGCCCTGGCCGACTTCGAGGCGCTGGCCCGCCAGCCGCTGGTGGCCGAGGCCATTCCGCTGAGCCTGGGCGACAGCTTCTCGGGCTACCGCATCGTGGGCACCACGCCGCAGTACCCGGCGCACTACGGCGCCGCGCTGGCCCAGGGCCGCCTGTGGCAGCAGCCCATGGAGGCCGTGCTGGGCGCCACAGTGGCGCGCGCCATGGCCAGCGCCGCGCAGGATACCGCGCCAGGGCAGGGCGATGCGTTGCTGGGCCGGCGGTTCGTGGGCAGCCATGGCCTGGCAGGTGGCGGGCACGCGCACGGCGACCACCCCTACACCGTGGCGGGCGTGCTCGCGCCCTGCGGCTGCGTGCTGGACCGGCTGGTGCTCACCGCCACCGAATCGGTGTGGACGGTGCACGAGACCGCGCAGGCCGACGACCCCGACGACCTGGAGGCGCTGCGCCAGGAGCGCGAGGTGACGCTGGCGCTGGTGCGCTACCGCAGCCCGCTCGCCGCCGTGACCCTGCCGCGCACCATCAATGCCGACACGCCCATGCAGGCGGCCGCGCCCGCCGTCGAGGTGACGCGCCTGCTGCGGCTGCTGGGCGTGGGCGCCGACGTGCTGCAGGCCTTCGGCGCGGTGCTGCTGGGCGTGGCGGCGCTGAGCGTGTTCATCGCGCTGTGGAACGCCGTGCGCGAGCGCCGGGCCGACCTGGCCATGCTGCGCATGCTGGGCGCCTCGCCCGCGCGCGTGGGTGGCCTGCTGCTGGCCGAGGCGCTGTGGCTGGCGCTGATCGCCTCGGCCCTGGGCCTGGCGGGCGGCCATGCGCTGGCGGCGGTGGTGGGCTGGATGCTGCAGGCGCAGAACGCCATGCCCGTCACCGGCGCGCTGTGGCTGCCCGAGGAATGGGCCGTGCCCGGCCTCGCGGTGGCCGTGGCGGTGGTGGCGGCGCTGCTGCCGGCCGTGCAGGCGTACCGGGTGGACGTGGCCGACCTGCTGGCGCGGCCTTGA